One genomic window of Carassius auratus strain Wakin chromosome 14, ASM336829v1, whole genome shotgun sequence includes the following:
- the msnb gene encoding moesin yields MYFQINVRVTTMDAELEFAIQPSTTGKQLFDQVVKTIGLREIWYFGLQYQDSKGFSTWLKLNKRVTAQDVRRDNPLLIKFRAKFYPEDVAEELIQEATQRLFFLQVKEGILNDDIYCPPETAVLLASYAVQMKYGEYNKEYHVPGYLCKDKLLPQRVLEQHKLTKEQWEERIQVWHKQHKSMIREDAMIEYLKISQDLEMYGVNYFSIKNKKGSELWLGVDALGLNIYERSDKLTPKIGFPWSEIRNISFNDKKFVIKPIDKKSPDFVFYAPRLRINKRILALCMGNHDLYMRRRKPDTIEVQQMKAQAREEKNKRQQERALLENEKKRRENAEKETEKIARETMELMERLRQIEQQTKKAQEELEEQTKRALELERERKFAQDEAERLEKDRRIAEEVKSALLMQSENQMKNQENLATELADLTSKITLLEDAKKKKEDEARKWQRRAIMVEVDLEKTKEELKSKLIGVQIQTMSQTENDHDENDESSAEASAELTSTGTCQDRSEEQRITETEKNERLQKLLQVLSSELADARDESKKTANDLIHAENVRLGRDKYKTLRQIRQGNTKQRIDEFESM; encoded by the exons ATGTATTTTCAGATAAATGTACGGGTCACTACAATGGATGCTGAGCTGGAGTTTGCCATTCAGCCCAGTACAACTGGTAAACAACTTTTTGACCAA GTTGTGAAAACGATCGGACTCCGAGAGATCTGGTACTTTGGACTGCAGTATCAGGACAGCAAGGGCTTCTCTACATGGCTCAAACTCAATAAACGG GTGACTGCTCAAGATGTCAGAAGGGATAACCCACTGCTGATTAAATTCAGAGCAAAGTTCTACCCTGAGGACGTGGCTGAAGAGCTGATTCAGGAAGCTACGCAGCGTCTCTTCTTCCTCCAGGTGAAAGAGGGGATCTTGAACGATGATATCTACTGTCCACCTGAGACGGCCGTTCTCCTGGCCTCATACGCTGTGCAGATGAAATACGGtgaatacaacaaagaatatcaCGTGCCTGGATATTTGTGCAAAGACAAACTCCTGCCACAAAG AGTTCTAGAACAACACAAGCTGACTAAAGAGCAGTGGGAAGAACGAATCCAGGTGTGGCATAAGCAACACAAAAGCATGATCAG AGAGGACGCAATGATAGAATACTTGAAGATTTCCCAGGATCTGGAGATGTATGGAGTGAACTATTTCagcatcaaaaacaaaaaaggatctGAGCTGTGGTTGGGTGTTGATGCTTTGGGACTCAACATATATGAACGTTCAGACAA GCTGACACCTAAGATTGGATTCCCTTGGAGTGAGATACGGAATATTTCTTTCAATGACAAGAAATTTGTCATTAAACCCATAGACAAAAAATCACCG GACTTTGTGTTCTATGCACCTCGTCTGCGTATCAATAAGCGTATCCTGGCTCTGTGCATGGGAAACCATGATCTTTACATGCGTCGCCGCAAGCCAGACACCATTGAGGTGCAGCAGATGAAAGCACAGGCCAGAGAGGAGAAGAACAAGAGACAACAAGAGAG AGCTCTTctggaaaatgagaaaaaaagaagagaaaatgcaGAGAAAGAAACTGAGAAGATTGCAAGAGAGACGATGGAGCTCATGGAAAGACTTCGACAAATTGAGCAGCAAACCAAAAAAGCTCAAGAAG AACTGGAAGAGCAGACCAAGCGAGCATTGGAGCTGGAGCGGGAAAGGAAATTTGCTCAGGATGAAGCTGAGCGTCTGGAGAAAGACCGCAGGATTGCAGAAGAAGTGAAGTCAGCATTACTGATGCAATCTGAGAACCAGATGAAGAACCAGGAGAATTTG gCAACAGAGTTGGCTGACCTTACATCCAAGATCACTCTTTTGGAAGATGCCAAAAAGAAGAAAGAGGATGAAGCCAGGAAATGGCAGAGAAGG GCAATTATGGTTGAGGTAGacctggagaagacaaaagaggaGTTGAAGAGTAAGCTAATTGGGGTCCAAATTCAGACAATGTCCCAGACGGAGAATGACCATGATGAAAATGACGAGAGCAGTGCTGAGGCCAGTGCTGAGCTCACATCCACTGGAACATGTCAAGACCGCAGTGAAGAACAGCGCATAACAGAAACGGAGAAGAATGAACGTCTGCAGAAGCTCTTACAG GTTCTGAGCTCTGAGCTGGCAGATGCTCGTGATGAAAGTAAGAAGACTGCAAATGATCTGATCCATGCTGAGAACGTGAGGTTAGGGAGGGACAAATACAAGACCTTACGGCAAATTCGACAAGGAAACACCAAACAGCGCATTGATGAATTTGAGTCCATGTGA
- the LOC113113433 gene encoding uncharacterized protein LOC113113433, with the protein MEDDRRFHKLTKEQVDTLDQVLTEVIPIHGRGNFPTLEIKPKDIIHVVRDRLIWKKIKVRDVRLNGSTASHVLVKENGTSYKDLDIIFGVELPKPEDFQIIKEVVLGSLLDFLPKGVNKDKITALTMKEAYVQKMVKVFTEHDRWSLISLSNNSGKNMELKFVNSLRRQFEFSVDSFQIILDSMLQSYLDAERRKIVEGQEGQDSSLAQSQGIQIALMDEPLLSSSDTGNHQEIDIDMSCKSDDIQTLCDSQCNSKMSQKEPFKYLEQEPTLEIDKDVETEMVQTTTLPVSMEKVSEHSVMVHVEEKNELHENMALQMETLLEVNTNETGIEPGEGNELVGVKTMSVKETDPTVKTYINETDSDKTKYMLEVEQVKSQPWLEIVHTDFSCLSTTGTFSERCTFQPAPITFLTQSALESYAGYPLPPPAKKNSQNSQMVVLKHSSPKPPRKMSKKTTLVPYSTEKSVSNNSDVNTCQVLHPPKAYTTESLPMQVKMSGFTTKSFELSSASENDSKESKELANCTRAFTVAAPENGMHSEKTLYMSLSPEESLQSRVQTSEPETGEATHVTILIPASIPSCLPKDQNRINQPFNESVQTAQCQAMVPLINVNSEPLLQANNSYDLNSAPPKKKAAESCAQVDDATSSKYLTESSESVAMATNCASQMLNSLSADLTVDSQVVGTNSSDSEHVISLQVHNYPMSTLQTQELILPSPQTKEPPELLSLISLPEVQSLTVSVPHLSKPLEPSISSTASLESPRISEPLLESPVISLDVIEPSEVFFKVTEPSDSQVLKPSAVLVSHTLETSMSSVSEEVVFKTLASEMNEPIHPSKQMPCITVLAESMYGDFEQAMDHLRYRLIATRNPEEIRGGGLLKYSNLLVRDFKPACETEIKTLERYMCSRFFIDFSDVNEQQRKIESYLRNHFIGEEKSKYDYLMTLRRVVNESTVCLMGHERRQTLNMITILALKVLGEQNIIPNANNVTCYYQPAPYMTDHNFSTYYISNGQSPLIYHPYPLHIHMQSGLV; encoded by the coding sequence ATGGAAGATGACCGCCGGTTTCACAAACTGACAAAAGAACAAGTGGATACTTTGGACCAAGTTCTTACAGAAGTCATTCCCATTCATGGTAGGGGTAATTTCCCAACCCTTGAAATCAAGCCTAAAGACATAATCCATGTGGTCAGAGATAGACTAATTTGGAAGAAAATCAAGGTGAGAGATGTCCGTCTCAATGGCTCTACAGCCAGTCATGTGCTGGTCAAAGAGAATGGCACCAGCTACAAAGACTTGGATATCATCTTTGGTGTGGAGCTTCCCAAACCAGAGGACTTCCAAATTATCAAGGAAGTGGTCTTGGGCTCTCTGCTGGACTTTCTACCTAAAGGTGTCAACAAAGATAAGATTACAGCTCTCACCATGAAAGAGGCGTATGTACAAAAAATGGTGAAGGTGTTCACTGAGCATGACCGCTGGAGCCTTATCTCCCTTTCAAATAATAGTGGTAAGAACATGGAACTCAAGTTTGTCAACTCTTTACGACGCCAGTTTGAATTCAGTGTGGATTCCTTTCAGATCATCCTGGACAGTATGCTTCAATCTTATTTGGATGCTGAAAGGAGGAAGATTGTGGAAGGGCAAGAGGGCCAGGACTCTTCACTAGCTCAAAGTCAAGGAATTCAGATAGCCCTAATGGATGAACCACTCCTCAGCTCAAGTGACACAGGGAATCACCAGGAAATTGACATCGACATGTCCTGCAAATCTGATGATATTCAGACTTTGTGTGACTCTCAGTGTAATTCTAAAATGAGTCAGAAAGAGCCGTTTAAATACTTAGAACAAGAACCAACTCTTGAAATAGACAAAGATGTTGAAACAGAGATGGTGCAAACAACAACTTTGCCTGTATCTATGGAAAAAGTATCTGAGCACTCTGTAATGGTGCATGTGGAGGAAAAGAATGAACTTCATGAAAATATGGCTTTGCAAATGGAAACACTGCTTGAAGTAAATACAAATGAAACTGGTATTGAACCAGGGGAGGGAAATGAACTGGTTGGAGTAAAAACTATGTCTGTTAAGGAAACAGATCCAACTGTTAAAACATATATTAATGAAACAGACTctgacaaaacaaaatacatgttAGAAGTAGAGCAAGTTAAATCCCAACCATGGCTTGAAATCGTGCATACAGACTTCTCTTGTCTTTCAACAACAGGGACCTTTAGTGAGCGATGCACATTCCAACCTGCTCCCATTACATTTCTTACACAATCAGCACTAGAATCATATGCGGGATATCCTTTACCACCCCCTGCCAAGAAAAACAGCCAAAATTCACAAATGGTTGTTCTCAAGCATTCCTCACCCAAACCTCCTcggaaaatgtccaaaaagacAACTCTTGTACCATATTCAACAGAAAAATCAGTGTCAAATAATTCAGATGTTAATACTTGTCAGGTTTTGCATCCACCTAAAGCTTACACAACAGAATCATTACCTATGCAGGTTAAAATGTCAGGTTTTACCACAAAAAGCTTTGAATTATCCAGTGCCTCAGAAAATGACTCTAAAGAGTCTAAAGAACTAGCCAATTGTACCAGAGCTTTTACTGTTGCTGCTCCAGAGAATGGTATGCATTCTGAAAAGACATTGTACATGAGTCTATCACCAGAGGAAAGCCTTCAAAGTCGAGTGCAAACTTCAGAACCAGAAACTGGTGAAGCTACTCATGTCACTATTCTAATTCCTGCATCCATTCCCAGTTGTCTCCCCAAAGATCAAAACAGGATAAACCAGCCTTTTAATGAAAGTGTTCAGACAGCACAGTGTCAGGCAATGGTACCTCTTATTAATGTGAATTCAGAGCCTTTACTGCAGGCAAATAACAGTTATGACCTCAACTCAGCCCCTCCCAAAAAGAAAGCTGCTGAGTCTTGTGCTCAAGTTGATGATGCCACATCATCAAAATATCTTACTGAATCCTCAGAATCAGTCGCTATGGCAACAAATTGTGCATCTCAAATGTTAAATTCACTGTCTGCAGACCTTACTGTTGACTCACAAGTAGTAGGGACTAATTCTTCAGACTCCGAACATGTTATATCACTTCAAGTTCACAACTACCCCATGTCCACTCTGCAGACTCAGGAGCTTATTTTGCCAAGTCCACAGACTAAAGAACCTCCAGAACTATTATCACTTATCTCTTTACCAGAAGTTCAAAGCCTCACAGTATCAGTACCACATTTGTCAAAGCCACTAGAACCTTCCATATCCTCAACAGCAAGTCTAGAATCTCCTAGAATCTCAGAACCCCTTTTAGAATCACCAGTTATATCCCTGGATGTCATAGAACCCTCTGAAGTATTCTTTAAAGTTACAGAACCATCTGACTCACAGGTGTTAAAACCCTCTGCAGTATTAGTGTCACACACATTAGAAACATCTATGTCATCAGTaagtgaggaggtggttttcaaGACATTAGCTTCAGAAATGAACGAGCCCATACACCCTTCAAAACAGATGCCTTGCATTACAGTGTTGGCTGAGAGCATGTATGGTGACTTTGAGCAGGCTATGGACCACCTACGCTACCGGCTAATAGCGACACGCAACCCTGAAGAGATCAGGGGTGGAGGCCTGCTCAAGTACAGTAATCTGCTTGTCCGGGACTTCAAACCTGCCTGTGAAACAGAAATTAAGACACTTGAGCGCTACATGTGTTCACGGTTTTTTATTGACTTCTCTGATGTGAATGAGCAGCAGCGCAAGATTGAATCATACCTGCGCAACCACTTTATTGGAGAGGAGAAAAGTAAATATGATTACTTGATGACCCTTCGGAGAGTGGTCAATGAGAGCACTGTGTGCTTGATGGGGCATGAACGCCGTCAGACTCTCAATATGATTACCATTCTAGCACTTAAAGTCCTGGGTGAACAGAACATCATTCCCAATGCCAATAATGTTACCTGCTACTACCAACCTGCACCGTACATGACAGACCACAACTTCAGTACCTATTACATTTCAAACGGCCAGTCCCCACTGATATATCACCCCTATCCACTACACATACACATGCAGTCTGGATTAGTTTAA